A genome region from Schistocerca americana isolate TAMUIC-IGC-003095 chromosome 1, iqSchAmer2.1, whole genome shotgun sequence includes the following:
- the LOC124604136 gene encoding mesoderm posterior protein 1-like: MDGLLYLNSLPIFDSNNNTPEVTEDGCAAAANGSSKENTEREAEAAPAAESGASKYSLRPRTQRRQRSQEDSTEDEDGGKCSGEASPAAEGGGGARRRTGGGGGRRARRRQPQPLSRYRRRTANARERERMREINAAFEALRRALPPLAAPAAPESDDDDASEEQQRAGEKVTKVATLRLAIRYITELTRALETVSYSPPSPALLPAPCGQQQEVFSVPYSALQTQQLPPQQQQQQTVGEAAALQLGVSAAVSLPPVSTLILPQGAPCGGFFSGDAAAGCEQLLTPPPSLTPSSSLGADCVAPALDDAWPPPDLCLTPPPLLDDAFLAPR, encoded by the coding sequence ATGGACGGATTGCTGTACCTAAACTCGCTGCCGATCTTCGACTCGAATAATAATACGCCCGAGGTTACCGAAGATGGCTGCGCTGCGGCGGCGAACGGCAGCTCCAAGGAAAACACGGAGCGAGAAGCGGAGGCGGCGCCCGCCGCGGAGTCGGGAGCGAGCAAGTACTCTCTGAGGCCGCGGACGCAGAGGCGGCAGCGCTCGCAGGAGGATTCGACGGAGGACGAGGACGGCGGCAAGTGCTCGGGGGAGGCGTCGCCGGCGGCCGAGGGCGGGGGCGGCGCGCGGCGGCGGaccggaggcggcggcggccggAGGGCCCGGCGCCGCCAGCCGCAGCCGCTCAGCAGGTACCGCCGCAGGACGGCCAACGCCCGGGAGCGCGAGCGCATGCGCGAGATCAACGCCGCCTTCGAGGCGCTGCGGCGCGCGCTGCCGCCgctggccgcccccgccgcccccgagtCCGACGACGACGACGCGTCCGAGGAGCAGCAGCGCGCCGGCGAGAAGGTCACCAAGGTGGCCACGCTGCGCCTCGCCATCCGCTACATCACCGAGCTGACGCGCGCGCTCGAGACCGTCTCGTACTCGCCGCCGTCGCCCGCGCTGCTGCCGGCGCCGTGCGGCCAGCAGCAGGAGGTCTTCTCCGTGCCCTACTCCGCGCTGCAGACCCAGCAgctgccgccgcagcagcagcagcagcagactgtCGGGGAGGCGGCGGCGCTGCAGCTGGGGGTGTCGGCCGCGGTGTCGCTGCCCCCGGTGTCGACGCTGATCCTGCCGCAGGGCGCGCCCTGCGGCGGCTTCTTCTCCGGCGATGCGGCGGCGGGCTGCGAGCAGCTGCTGACGCCGCCACCGTCGCTGACGCCGTCGTCGTCGCTGGGGGCGGACTGCGTGGCCCCCGCGCTCGACGACGCGTGGCCGCCCCCGGACCTCTGCctgacgccgccgccgctgctggatGACGCATTCCTGGCGCCCCGGTGA